The DNA segment TAATCATAGGTGCCGTTTTGATACTAGGATTAAAAGGGCTAATAAACGGGCTTATTAAAGAAGCTTTGGGGCTTATAGGGCTTATAGGTGGACTTATTCTTGCTAGTAGATTTTCGGGTGTTGCTGGGGAGTTTATCCAGTCAAATATATATAAATTTGAAAACACTTCACTGCTTGATTTTATAAGCTTTATAGCTGTTTGGCTTATTTTTTGGCTATTTTGCCTATTGGTTGGTAAAATTTTATCTAAGTTAGTTGGTGCTAGTGGGCTTGGCTTTTTAGATAGATTGGGCGGTTTTATCGCTGGTAGCGGTAAGATATTTTTGACACTTTCTGCCATTTTAGCTATCATTGCAAATACAAATTTAAGCGTAAAGATTGAGCCATTTTTTCAAAACAGCAAGGTTTATCCTGTTTTGCTATCGACTGGAAAATGGATAGCAAACATCGATGTTAAGGCACTTAAAAACGATATAGACAGTGTAGTTAACACCCCAAAGGATGATAAAAAAACGGATATTTTTATTAAAATGGACGGAAATTTAAGCGTGGAAGATAATGCAACAAAGGAGAACAGATGAGTATCGAAAATTTAGAGTACGATACACTACTTGAGAAATTTAAAAGAGTGCTTCGTGAAAATGGACTAAAATACACAAAACAGCGCGAGGTACTTTTAAAAACACTTTATAATAATGAAGAGCATTTTACTCCAGAAAAACTCTATCTGTTTATAAAGGAAGAGTATCCTGAGTTAAATGTAGGCATAGCAACCGTTTATAGAACTCTAAATTTACTAGAAGAGTCTGAGATGGTGACTTCTATTAGCTTTGGTTCTCAAGGTAAGAAATTTGAACTAGCAACAAAGCCACATCACGACCATATGATTTGTAAAAAATGCGGTCTTATAATAGAATTTGAAGATGAAGTGATAGAAAAACGTCAGATTACAATAGCAAAAAATCACGGATTTAAACTAACTAGTCATATGATGCAGTTATATGGAATTTGTGAGCAGTGCAATAAAAATAATATCAAAGGTAAATAATTTAGGGAAGGTGACGGGTAAGTGATATTTGATAATCAGTTTGAAATACAACGCCTACAAACGGTGGACGAATTAAAAGCACAAGGGATAAATCCATATCCGCATTTTTTAAGAAAAGATATGACAATAGCCAAATTTAGGGCTAAATTTAACTATATAAACGAACTTGACGATAAAAAAGAAGATAGTATATTAGTAGCACTCGCGGGTCGTATAAAGCTTATGCGTATAGCTGGTAAAGCTGTATTTGCAAATATAGAAGATGAAACAGCTGGTATACAAATTTATTTTAATAAAGACAGCCTTGGCGAGGATAAATTTAACATAGTCAAAAAGAGTGTTGAAGTCGGAGATATCGTTCGTGTGCGTGGATATGCTTTTATTACAAAGACTGGAGAATTTTCTTTATACGCAAAAGAGATTGACTTGGCGACTAAAGCGATATCTCCGTTGCCTGAGAAGTATCACGGACTTGTTGATATCGAGATGAGATACCGCCAAAGGTATCTTGATATGATAATGAACCCAGAGATTAGAAATGACTTTAAAAAACGCTCAATCATCATATCAACTATAAGAAGATTTTTTGAAGATAGTGGGTTTTTAGAGGTTGAAACCCCTATGATGCATCCGATTGCTGGTGGTGCAAATGCAAAGCCGTTTGTCACATATCATAATGCACTAGGTGTTGATAGATATTTGCGTATAGCCCCTGAATTGTATTTAAAACGCCTTGTTGTTGGCGGACTTGAAGCTGTTTATGAGATGAATAGAAATTTCCGCAACGAAGGTATGGATCTAACGCACAATCCAGAATTTACGAGTATAGAATTTTACTGGGCTTATCATACGTATCGTGACCTTATGAACATTACCGAGGCCCTATTTAACACGCTTCTTGATAAGCTTGATATGCCAAAAATTATAGATTTTGATGGTATGAAAATAGATTTTTCAAAACCATTTGCTAGGATAAATTATAAAAAAGCCTTAGTTGAAATAGGTGGTATAGACGCAAGTATTATTGATGATAGAGATAAAATTTTAGCAAAGCTAAAATCGGACGGCTTTGAAGCAAATGAGAAGCTTGATCTTGGTCACTTACAAGCCGAGCTTTTTGATAACTATGTTGAAGAAAAACTCATAAATCCTACATTTATTGTTGATTTTCCTATATCTATAAGCCCACTTTCACGTAGAAGCGATGAAAATCCAGAAGTTGCCGAAAGATTTGAGCTGTTTATTGCCGGTAGAGAACTTGCAAATGGATTTAACGAGCTAAATGATCCAGTTGATCAATACAACCGCTTCTCTGCTCAAATAAAGGCAAAAGACGCTGGAGATGATGAAGCCCACGAGATGGACGAGGACTATGTAAGAGCACTTGGATATGCTATGCCGCCCACAGCGGGCGAGGGCATTGGTATTGATAGGCTTGTTATGTTGCTTACTAATAAAAAATCAATTCGCGATGTTATACTATTCCCTGCGATGAGACCACTAAAATCAGAAAATCATTTAAAGGAGATAAAGTGAGTTTAGAGAATTTTGACAAAGAAATTTTTGATTTAACACAAAAAGAGTTGCAAAGACAATGCGACCACTTAGAGATGATAGCTAGCGAAAATTTCACATATCCTGAAGTTATGGAAGTTATGGGCTCTATACTTACAAACAAATATGCTGAGGGTTATCCTGGCAAGAGATATTATGGTGGTTGTGAATTTGTAGATGGCATAGAAGAGATAGCAATGGAGCGTGTCAAAAAGCTTTTTAATTGCGAATTTGCAAACGTTCAGCCAAATTCTGGCTCTCAGGCAAACCAAGGCGTATATGGGGCGTTTTTAAATCCAGGAGATAAAATTTTAGGTATGGATTTAAGTCACGGCGGACACCTAACTCACGGAGCAAAGGTTAGTAGTTCTGGTAAGATGTATGAGAGTTTCTTTTATGGTGTTGAGCTTGACGGATATATAAACTATGACAGAGTTTTAGATATTGCAAAGATAACAAAACCAAAAATGATAGTATGTGGTGCTAGCGCCTATGCTAGAGAGATAGACTTTAAGAAATTTAAAGAGATAGCAGATGAGGTTGGGGCGTATTTGTTTGCGGATGTTGCGCACATTGCTGGTTTGGTAGTAGCTGGTGAGCATAATAGCCCGTTTCCGTATTGTGATGTGGTAACCTCTACGACTCATAAGACCTTGCGTGGACCAAGGGGTGGTATTATTATGACAAATAACGAGGAGTTTGCTAAAAAGATAAACTCTAGTGTCTTCCCTGGTATTCAAGGCGGACCGCTTATGCACGTAATTGCCGCAAAGGCTGTTGGCTTTAAGCATAATCTCTCGCCTGAGTGGAAGGTTTATGCAAAGCAGGTAAAAGCAAATGCCAAAAAATTAGGTGAAATTTTAATAAAACGCGGATATGATTTGGTTAGTGGTGGTACTGATAACCACTTGGTTTTATTAAGTTTGCTTAAAAAAGATTTTAGCGGAAAAGATGCAGATATGGCACTAGGAAACGCTGGTATAACTGTAAATAAAAACACCGTTCCTGGCGAGTATAGAAGCCCATTTGTTACAAGTGGAGTTCGTATAGGCTCTGCTGCACTTACGGCTCGTGGTATGAAAGAGGGCGAGTTTGAGATTATCGCAAATAAAATTTCAGACGTGCTTGATGATATAAACAACACAGAGCTTCAAGCAAAAGTAAAAGCCGAACTAAAAGAGTTGGCACATCAATTTATAATTTATGATAGGGCGATGTTTTAATGCAAAGTATAGATACCGCACTAATAAAGATGATAACCGATCACTACTATATAAAGCGTGATACGATTGTTAATAAAATAGAGTATAAGGGTAAGACCTTTTATGATAAATTTGAGAGAATAAACGAGCTTTTAAATTTCAAAGTCATAAAAGAGCACGAGGAGCGAAAGATAACGGTCGCACACTCATTGGTTAATAGATTTGATAAGGTTGAAAACATTGTATTTGACTACAATGGTAGGACACCAGATAGATTTTGGCATAGAGCACAGCTGCTTTTACGTGAAGAGGGTTTTATAAATTTCACAGCCTACACAAGCAAAACAGAGGGGCATTTGCACCTTTATGTTCATAAAGGCCACACGACATTTAATGAGGCTTGCCAGTTAGCCAATATGCTTAGTATGAAACTATCACAGCGTTTGGCAAAGGAGTGGAGAATGTTTCCTACGCTTGATTTGCCTAAGGAATTTAATATTTTGGCTTTGCCTTATGAGCTCTATCAAAAAGAGCGAGGGGCTAGCTGGTCTAAACATATGTAAGGAGGACGTATGCACACAAATAACGAACTAAAAGATATTTTATTAAGCAATGACGAAGAGAGTAGCTCTGGTAAAAATAAGAGAATTTTAATGAGTGTGGCCGCGATAGTTATACTATTTTTAGCCGTGATTGCTGTTATGAAGATAATAAACACAGATCCAGAAAATAACGAAGTAGCCGAGCTTGACTCTAGGCTTGTTTTGCCACCAGCACCAAGTGAGTCTAGACAAATATCTCAAAGCACTACAACTTCTCCTGTTGTAGTTGAGAAAAAGAGCGATGAACAGCTTTTTGAGCAAGTGCCTATAATACCAGAAAATAAAAGTAAAGATGATTTTGAAGATATGGTAAAAAAACTCAAAGGCAACGAAAGCTCAAAGTCCCAAACCGCGGTTGCTACACAGCAAAAACCTGAAATAAAAGCAGAAGTAAAGCCTGAGATTAAACCTGAAATAAAACAAGAAAAAGTCGAGCCAAAACCGGTTGTTGTGCCAAAAACTGAACCTGTTCAAACTACTAAAGCTGAACCAAAGAAAAACGACGCAAAGATACAAAAGAAATCTGAAGTCGCAAAAAACGCACAAAAGAGTGTAAAAAAAGAGCAAGCCACACAGCCAAAAGCTACTAAAAGCGGCAGTGCTTACGTGCAGGTTCTAGCCACCTCAAAGCCAACTCCTGACGCTAACTACATAGCTAAAATTACATCAAAAGGGTATAGTTATACCACCTTAAAGGCTGGTGATGTAACTAAAGTTTTAGTTGGTCCATTTTCTAATGAAACGGAGCTAAAAAACGCATTAAGCGATATTCGTAAAGATATTGCACCAGGTGCGTTTGTTTATAGAGCTAAATAGTGAGAGTTTTTGCCGTATTTGGAAATCCAATCTCACATAGCATATCGCCTAGACTTCACAATAAGGCGATATGCGATCTTGGACTTAATGCTGTATACACTAGAATTTGCTTAGAAAATGGTAGTGAGCTTATAGATAGGTTTAAAATTTTAAAACTAAGCGGGGCAAACGTGACCCTGCCACACAAAGCTTATGCCCTAGAACTAGCCGACATTAAATCAGAAATGGCCTGTAAAATAGGCTCAGCAAACACTCTTGTTTTAAAAGATAATAAAATTTACGCCCATAACACCGACGCACCAGGCTTTTTATCGGCTATTTTACCATTTGGCAAGATTAAAACAGCACTAATTTTAGGAGCAGGTGGGACAGCAAAAGCTATCGCCTACGCACTAAGAGAGTCTAAAATAAGTGTTAATTTGATAAATAGAAGCAAAGACAGGTTTGTGGATTTTGCTGAATTTGAGTGTTTTAGCTATGAAAATTTTACACCAAAACCTTATGATCTTATCATAAATTCAACTTCTGCCGGATTAAATGACGAGAACTTACCGGCTCCTATTGAAATTTTATCTGAAATTTTTAGCCACTCAAAATTTGCATTTGATGTGATTTATGGGCGTATTACACCATTTTTAGATATGTCTAGTCGCTTTGGATTAACCACAAAAGATGGTGCTGATATGCTTTTATACCAAGCCGTTTTGGCTCTAAATTTATTTTATGACAATACGCTTGATTTAGAAAAAATAAAAATTTCTATGTCCAAAGCACTCTACCTATAAAATTCTTAATCTTTAAAACTACGCTAAATATAGCGATTATTCTAAATTTATACATATATTTTGATATGAATTATTAAATATAAAATTAAAATTCTTATATAAGAAAAATTTTACTATATTTTTACGACACTATTATAAAATACTGCTAACGAAACTTGAATTTAGGAGGGGAAAATGAATAATTCAAGAAGGAATTTCCTTAAAACATCTGCTATCATAGCAACTAGCACAGCTATACCAGGCACTATTGCAAAGCTGGGTGCAAATCCACTCGAGCCAAGTGAGAAAGCCACGTATAGCTTTTGTGAGATGTGTTCTACTCGCTGTCCGATAGAGGGACGTGTTGTGGATGGTAAAAATGTTTTCATACAAGGCAACAAAAAAGCAGGTGGCACAAAGACATCTGTTTGTGCTAGAGGCGGTGCAGGACATAATCAACTATACGATCCAAATCGCCTAGTTAAGCCACTTATTCGCACTGGCGAAAGAGGCGAGGGTAAATTTAGAGAGGCTAGTTGGGACGAAGCACTTAGCTTAGTTGCAACAAAAATGCAAGAGATTAAGGATAAATATGGTCCACAAAGCTTTATATTTAGTGCAAAAAGCTCTGACACGCATAAATTAATGGTAAATTTTGCAAGTAGTTATGGTTCGCCAAACTGCTTTTCGCACTTCTCCTGTTGCCCGATAACATATCAAATGGTTTGTCAACATATGTATGGCGACTCAAAGCTTAAGCGTGACTTTAGCAATGCAAAATACATTGTAAATTTCGGACACAATCTATTTGAAGGTATTGTCATAGGCGATACAAAAAAACTAGCAAGTTTTGCTGATAAAAAGGATACAAAACTTTTGGTTTTAGAGCCTAGATTTAGCGTTTTATCCGCAAAGGCAGATGAATGGCTACCTGTAAAACCAGGCACTGACTTAGCTTTTGTTATGGCTTTAATTAATACTTGGATTAAAAATGGCACCTATGACAAGGAATTTATAGAGCAATTTACGATTGGTTTTGATAAGGTTATAGAAGCTACAAAAGATACAACACCAGAGTGGCAAGAGAGCATAACTGGTATAAAAGCCGATGATGTTAGACGAATTGCAGCTGAAATTTGGGCTGCTGCTCCAAAAGTCATCATTGACTTTGGACACAAAACTACAACAGCAAAAGCCGAATATGAAAGAACGCGTGCTATTATGGTCGCAAACGCTATGATGGGCAACTGGGAGAAAAAAGGCGGTCTGTTTAGCGGTAAAAATGCAAAAGCCTACAACAAGCTAATCGGCGAAAATTTAATAGATGAAACAAGTAATCCAGATAAAGAATTTAAAGTACCAAAGATTCAAAGGCTGGATTTTGCTGGTGAGGATGGTAAACATAAATTTGTAAGTCGCCAACACGGCGTTTTAATGGATATTCCAACAGCGATTTTAAGCGAAAAACCTTACCCTATAAAAGGCTGGTTTAACATACGATTTAATCCTTTTATAAACGTTTCAGAGCCAGTTAAAACAGAAGAAGCACTTAAAAAGCTTGACTTTATCGTAGTTAGCGACATATATATGCACGATATGGCACTTTATGCGGACGTGATTTTGCCTGAGAGCACATATCTAGAGCGTGATGAGGGCATTGCTGATAAATCAGGTCAAAAACCAGCATATATGATAAGAAACAAAATCGTTGAACCAGTTGGCGATACAAAAGACGCTGCTAGTATATTTAGAGAACTTGCACGTCGCCTAAAAGTAGACGGACTTTATAAGTGGAACGATATCCGTGAGTTTAGAATGGCACAAGCAAAAGGAAATGTGGAGTTTTTAGCTAAACTTGAAAAAGATGGCTTTGTAAATTACGATGTGCCGGGAATTTTATTCCGTGAAAAAGAGAGCGTTGAGAAATTTGTAAAACGCTTCCCACAAACCGCTCAGTATGTTGGCGAAAATGGTTTAATGGACAGCCAAGCCAAGCTAAAAACAAAGAGCGGAAAGATAGAGCTATTTAGCGAAGAAGTTGAGAAATTTTTCCCAGGTTATGGCTGTTTAAATACAGAGGGAATGGATGTATTTGGTGGACACGAACTTTGTCTTACAAGTGGTAAAACACCAATTCATACAAACGGACACACTCAAAATATACCATTTTTAAATGCTATGATGAGCGACTCGCCTATTTGGATACATCCAAAAGCCGCTGCAAAACGAGGCTTAAAAGACGGCGATAAAGTTGTGCTAAGTAATAAATTTGGCAAAGAGTATGGATATGTAATGCTAACTGAGGGCATTAGAGAGGATACGCTATTTGTTTATCACGGATTTGGGCATTTAATGAGTAAAAACAAACCTAGGGTCGGCACAAATGATAGCATTTTACTAAACCCGCAAGAGGGCCCAGTGGCTGCTACTATGGTAACAAATGTCGGCGTTGATATAGCAAAGGCGTGAAATTTTAGGTGCAAATAAAATGGAAAGGAAAAGGCGGAGTGATTTTAGATACAACAAAGTATCAATCTAAAAGCAAACGCCGTAGAAAGGTAATAATATGAAAAAATATGTAATGATACACGATGAAAATTTATGCATAGGCTGTCAAGGTTGCAGCATTGCTTGTAGAAGTGAAAATAACGTTCCAAGCGCTCTTTACAGACTTCAGGTTCACTCAAAAATGAGCGGGACATTCCCAAAACTAAAAATGGACTTTTTACGCCATAGTTGCGTTATGTGCGAGGACGCTCCTTGCGTTGATGTTTGTCCAACTGGGGCAAGTTTTAAAACGGCTGACGGCGTAACTTTGCTTGATGATAGAATTTGCGTTAGTTGCAAGTACTGCATTTTGGCCTGTCCTTATGACGCACGTTTTGTGCTTCCTGATGGCAATATCGGCAAATGCACATTCTGCTACGAAACTCGCCTAGCAAAAGGCGAAGATCCAGCCTGTGTAACGGTATGTCCAACAGACGCACTAACATTTGGCGACGCAAATGATGAAAATTCAGCGGTTAGTAAAAAACTAAAAGCTAAAAAAGTCTATTATCCAAAAGAATCTCTTGGCACACGCCCACGCGTGGCTATGGTGGCAAACACAAAAGGAGGAAGCAATGAATAATATGTGGGGTTCAATGGCACAATTTGACGCCATTTACTGGCCGTGGCCGATTGCGATTTATCTATTTTTAGCAGGTTTATCAGCTGGTGCTATGATAGTAGCGGTATTGTTAAAAGATAAGAGTGATATAACACATAAAGTAGCAGCCTGTATAGCTCCTATTGCTATTTGTATAGGTCTTGCTCTGTTGGTCTTTGATCTTGGTAAGCCGTTAAATTTCTACTGGATACTAATAAAATATAACTTTATGTCTGTTATGTCTATTGGTGTTGCGTTACTGCTTGTTTATACGCCTCTTAGCTTTGTTTATATGGCTCTTGCATTAAAAGATACTAAACCACTTAGCGGATTTAAGGGCATATTAGATGCTTTTGCTCCTATGATGGGTGTGCTTGGATTTGTGCTTTTAATCCTAGCCGTTGGCGTTGGCGTTTATACAGGCTTTTTATTAAGCGATGTGGAGAAAATTTTACTATGGAACACACCTGTTTTACCTGTGCTATTTTTAGTATCAGGACTTAGCTCTGGTATTGCTATGAGTGTATTTTGCTCTGTTGTATTCTTTAGGGATTACAATCACGCAGTTATTGAAAAGCTACTAAAATTTGATATGCTCACTATGATTTTAGAGCTTGTTTTAATAGCAGCTTTGTTTGGACTACTGCTTACAGGTGGCGATCAGGCAGTAAATGTGGCAAAAACCGCACTTGGCTCAGGCTCTTTGGCTATTATGTTTTGGGTTTTTGTCGTTGGCAGTGGTCTTGTATTACCTGTGGTTCTTGAGCTTGCAAATGGTAAAGCAATGAGTAAAAATTTGATAGTTTTTAATACTTTTATTGTTTTAATGGGAGTTATTTTGCTAAGATACTACATAGTTTATGCAGGACAAATGTAGGAGAATAAGTGAAAATACTTCTTTTAGAGGATGATCTTGAGTATCAAGAGAGCGTGAGTGAGTATCTCACCTCTCTTGGATATGAGGTTGAGTGCGCAAGTGACGGCTCTAGCGCGTGTGACAAGATAGCAAATGGCTTTTATCATCTTTTTATACTTGATGTTAAAGTCCCAAATGTAAATGGCTTTGAGGTTATAAAATTTATAAAAAATATAGGACTTGAAGCACCTATTATGATGATGACCTCTCTTGTTGATATAAATGATATGGCAATAGGATATGAACTTGGTTGTAATGAGTATCTTAAAAAGCCATTTGAACTTGCTGAGTTGAAATTTAGAGTTAGCGAACTTATGAGAAAATACTATAATCTTGATGATAAAAATGTTATAAAACTAAGTCAGGATTATGAGTTTAATGCTACACGAAGAACGCTTCAAATAAACGGCAGAGTTATAAATTTAAGTGCAAAAGAGCTTGAGCTGGTTGAATACCTTGCTTTAAATATCGGGAAATTTATAAGCGTTGCCGAGCTTAAAGAGAAAATTTGGGAGAATAAAGATATAAATGAAGCCGATATTCGTATGCATGTATTAAAAATCAGACAAAAGACAAGTAACGAGTTTATAGTGTCAAGACGACATTTTGGCTATAAAGTCGATGCAAAAGATTAAAATTCCACTTCTAGCCATTTTTATAATAATGGCTCTTTTTGGTTTTCAAAGCTATATCATTGTGATATTAGCACAAAAAAATGAGGTTTCAAATGCAACTTTTGGCATTATGAAATTTGAAAGCACGATAACAAAGGCATTTGAAGCTTCACAAACTATGCCCACCTCTCTTATATATAGGTATGCTATCTTATCTGAGGATAATAGCATTTTGTTTTCAAATTTAAAAGAAATTCCGCCTGAGCTTAAGGACTCAAAACTCATAAAAAATGGCAGACTTTACTATAAAAATTTCTTTTTTAAAAACAACAAACCATACTACATAATCATATCTCAAGAGTTAAATGATAAGCGAAATATATTTTTAAGCGTCCTTATGTTTTCATTTATGCTTATCGTTGTCATAGTTACACTCTACCTGTCATATTATGCTAGTATCAAGCCATATAAACAGGCGCAAAAATACCTAAATGACTTTTTTAACGACGCTATGCACGAACTAAAGACACCACTTGGTGTGGCAAAGATAAATTTAGAAATGCTTGGACTTGAAAATAAATACACCAAGCGTATAAACAACGCACTAAAACAGATGCAAATAGCCTATGATGATGTTGAGTATTTTATCAAACGTGGTTACATAAAATTCCCAAAAGAGCGTGTGGAGCTTAGCGAGTTTATAAGGGAGAGAGTGAGGTTTATAGCCTCTATTGCAGATATAAAGAGTATGAAAATAGTGCTAAATTTAAACTGCGAATTTTTTATTGAAATTAGCAAAATTTCACTTCAAAGATTGATTGATAACAACCTTACAAATGCTATAAAATATAGCCATAAAGATAGCGAGATTATCGTATCTTTAGAGCCATTAGGTGACGGCGTTGTCTTTAGCGTTCAAGATTTTGGTATCGGGATAAGGGATGTCAAGCAGGTTTTTAAACGCTATGAACGTGAAGATAGTGTGCAGGGCGGTTTTGGTATAGGACTTAGTATTGTGCGCGAAATTTGCGTTCAAAACAATATCCTTTATAGAGTTAAAACCAAGCTTGGCGAGGGTAGTACATTTTTTTATGAGTTTAAAAGTCATCAAGCCAAAGTCGACGATGCCTTGACAAAAAGCCCTATTTGTTAAATCCACATTTTATAATTATTTTACGTAAAGCTTACGTTTTGCAAAATTTTATAAAAATTTTGATAAAATTAGCGAATTAAAAGGATAGTTTAATGCAAATTTTATTTGAAGATGAATTTATAAAGATTGAGCGTGAGCCACACGAGTTGCCTTGGGTTAAAATTTTTACCAAAACCGCGTTTAAAGAGCTTAGCGATTGCGATGAATTAAGCAGAGCCAGGCTCTTTGAAGTTATGCTAATAACTGAGCGTGAGATGATAAAATTTTACAAACCAGCAAAGATAAATATAGCAAGCTTTGGAAATATATTGCCACAGGTTCACATCCACGTCATCGCTCGTTTTAAAAATGATGAGTTTTTCCCGCAAAGTGTTTGGGGAGAGAGGCAGAGAAAAAGCAGTGTTGTTTTG comes from the Campylobacter mucosalis genome and includes:
- a CDS encoding sensor histidine kinase, whose amino-acid sequence is MQKIKIPLLAIFIIMALFGFQSYIIVILAQKNEVSNATFGIMKFESTITKAFEASQTMPTSLIYRYAILSEDNSILFSNLKEIPPELKDSKLIKNGRLYYKNFFFKNNKPYYIIISQELNDKRNIFLSVLMFSFMLIVVIVTLYLSYYASIKPYKQAQKYLNDFFNDAMHELKTPLGVAKINLEMLGLENKYTKRINNALKQMQIAYDDVEYFIKRGYIKFPKERVELSEFIRERVRFIASIADIKSMKIVLNLNCEFFIEISKISLQRLIDNNLTNAIKYSHKDSEIIVSLEPLGDGVVFSVQDFGIGIRDVKQVFKRYEREDSVQGGFGIGLSIVREICVQNNILYRVKTKLGEGSTFFYEFKSHQAKVDDALTKSPIC
- a CDS encoding response regulator transcription factor: MKILLLEDDLEYQESVSEYLTSLGYEVECASDGSSACDKIANGFYHLFILDVKVPNVNGFEVIKFIKNIGLEAPIMMMTSLVDINDMAIGYELGCNEYLKKPFELAELKFRVSELMRKYYNLDDKNVIKLSQDYEFNATRRTLQINGRVINLSAKELELVEYLALNIGKFISVAELKEKIWENKDINEADIRMHVLKIRQKTSNEFIVSRRHFGYKVDAKD
- the nrfD gene encoding NrfD/PsrC family molybdoenzyme membrane anchor subunit, which codes for MNNMWGSMAQFDAIYWPWPIAIYLFLAGLSAGAMIVAVLLKDKSDITHKVAACIAPIAICIGLALLVFDLGKPLNFYWILIKYNFMSVMSIGVALLLVYTPLSFVYMALALKDTKPLSGFKGILDAFAPMMGVLGFVLLILAVGVGVYTGFLLSDVEKILLWNTPVLPVLFLVSGLSSGIAMSVFCSVVFFRDYNHAVIEKLLKFDMLTMILELVLIAALFGLLLTGGDQAVNVAKTALGSGSLAIMFWVFVVGSGLVLPVVLELANGKAMSKNLIVFNTFIVLMGVILLRYYIVYAGQM
- a CDS encoding HIT family protein, with translation MLFEDEFIKIEREPHELPWVKIFTKTAFKELSDCDELSRARLFEVMLITEREMIKFYKPAKINIASFGNILPQVHIHVIARFKNDEFFPQSVWGERQRKSSVVLPNFDEFAKRLQDKLNEK